Proteins from one Ketobacter alkanivorans genomic window:
- the hrcA gene encoding heat-inducible transcriptional repressor HrcA: MRAKIDRAEEVLKALVERYIQDGEPVGSKAIAQAMVNSASPATIRNVMAQLEQRGLIHSPHTSAGRVPTQLGYRMFVDTLLTVSSPGADNVDQVKKRLLPDKTPQELMEEASEVLSDLTSMAGIVMVPKSDRSSLRQVEFLPLEGNRVLVILVLNDREVQNRIITTSHRYSESELQEAANYLNQHFIGNALGRIRDSLLCSMQDDKVRMDSLMQTVIEVASQSFQSPNESECVVSGQSNLLGMVDHQGVDRLRDLFDAFQRKRDLLDLMDHCVKADGVQIFIGQESGYHMLDECSLVSSTYGTEDEVLGVLAVIGPTRMPYQKVIPMVDLTAKILSAALKPAN; encoded by the coding sequence ATGCGAGCCAAAATAGACCGTGCGGAAGAGGTGCTGAAAGCGCTGGTTGAGCGCTACATTCAGGATGGCGAGCCAGTGGGCTCAAAAGCCATTGCGCAGGCTATGGTCAACTCCGCCAGCCCCGCCACAATCCGTAATGTAATGGCCCAGCTGGAGCAGCGGGGGCTGATCCATTCTCCCCATACTTCTGCCGGGCGGGTGCCCACGCAGTTGGGGTACCGCATGTTTGTGGATACTCTGCTGACGGTGTCATCGCCGGGGGCTGATAACGTTGATCAGGTGAAAAAGCGCCTGTTGCCGGACAAAACGCCACAGGAATTAATGGAGGAGGCGTCTGAAGTCCTGTCCGATCTTACCTCCATGGCGGGCATTGTTATGGTGCCCAAGAGTGATCGCTCCAGCTTGCGACAGGTGGAGTTTCTGCCGCTGGAGGGCAATCGGGTGCTGGTGATTCTGGTGCTCAATGACCGCGAGGTGCAGAACCGCATCATTACCACCAGCCACCGCTACAGCGAATCGGAGCTGCAGGAGGCAGCCAACTATCTGAATCAGCACTTTATTGGTAATGCGCTGGGGCGGATTCGCGACAGTTTGCTGTGCTCCATGCAGGATGACAAAGTCCGCATGGATTCGTTGATGCAGACAGTGATTGAGGTGGCATCCCAGAGTTTTCAAAGCCCCAATGAATCGGAATGTGTGGTGTCTGGCCAGTCGAATCTGCTGGGTATGGTGGATCATCAGGGGGTTGATCGCCTGCGGGATCTGTTTGATGCCTTCCAGCGCAAACGGGATCTGCTGGATCTTATGGATCATTGTGTTAAAGCAGACGGTGTGCAGATCTTCATCGGGCAGGAGTCCGGCTACCATATGCTGGATGAATGCAGTCTGGTGTCCTCTACTTATGGCACCGAGGATGAGGTGCTGGGAGTGCTGGCGGTGATCGGCCCTACCCGTATGCCCTACCAGAAAGTTATCCCCATGGTTGATTTGACTGCAAAAATTCTCAGTGCGGCCTTGAAGCCTGCCAATTAA